Proteins co-encoded in one Podospora pseudoanserina strain CBS 124.78 chromosome 7 map unlocalized CBS124.78p_7, whole genome shotgun sequence genomic window:
- the YAK1 gene encoding dual specificity protein kinase yak1 (COG:T; EggNog:ENOG503NTYA), protein MEQWQSYTEPTSAGGSRRYNGSSQMSPREYSSNGQPAAQPPAGFKYDQYQGGLNPQQQQQQQQQQQVQQASSSSSPMTSPQIRDGNGDVAMQDAHDGYSGVNSSVKYPLRPHHSHHLSGGRAANLQQEPSTAAQRYSPMEVLSPTSPYKSTGGSQYTQPQQRQSPTRSSDYAPQNPYYNSSRQTASQLPPLNPYSSIPDNYSPSNNISAMDGSYMDPKSPKRAPQQAMQLHDKGPVPEFRKIRGPSDLKPKISAQPPFRRANPEGGFISPLQALTAHLPATYQICNPSFKYSSARNPRRVLTKPSKGVKNDGFDNEDSDYILYVNDILGSEEAGHKNRYLILDVLGQGTFGQVVKCQNLKTQEVVAVKVIKNRTAYFNQSMMEVSVLDLLNTKLDKNDDHHLLRLKDTFIHRQHLCLVFELLSVNLYELIKQNQFRGLSTTLVRVFAQQLLNGLTLLNKARLIHCDLKPENILLKNLESPIIKIIDFGSACDERQTVYTYIQSRFYRSPEVLLGLPYSSAIDMWSLGCIVVELFLGLPLFPGSSEYNQVSRIVEMLGNPPNWMIEVGKQAGDFFEKRQDDFGRRTYHLKSMEQYSREHNTKEQPSKKYFQANTLPEIIKSYPMPRKNMKQSEIDREMNNRIAFIDFVRGLLTINPLERWSPQQAKLHPFITQQKYTGQFVPPMNLKSSALNRSPAPGTTQQIQAEALSKQRAQQAQAQAQASSAAQGAYGSMGAPQYQQPVHPQQPPLYTNNTMYSPSGSHTGAPPAYASQPSGYGQMGVQQPPAQMPPANYAAGGIPQANMYSQQNRQQQQPRPRASTMEQQQSGIPAAIQRVASHLDPSQPIRLQPSPAYYPPPPDGLVGMDQGGPSTRTGRRGSRAQQPGRNFIRNLEERTLEEGFMGNNQSPWH, encoded by the exons ATGGAGCAGTGGCAGTCATACACCGAGCCGACCAGCGCTGGCGGTTCACGACGATACAACGGCTCCAGTCAGATGTCGCCCAGAGAGTACTCCAGCAATGGACAGCCCGCGGCGCAACCTCCAGCCGGCTTCAAGTATGACCAGTACCAAGGCGGCTTAAacccgcaacaacaacaacaacagcagcagcagcagcaggtgcagcaggcatcctcatcgtcttcgcCCATGACCAGTCCCCAGATTCGCGACGGCAACGGAGACGTCGCCATGCAGGATGCCCATGATGGCTACTCCGGCGTCAATTCCAGCGTCAAGTATCCCCTGCGCCCCCAtcattcccaccacctctctgGTGGACGAGCCGCGAACTTGCAGCAAGAGCCCTCGACCGCTGCGCAACGATACTCACCCATGGAAGTCTTGTCTCCTACATCACCATACAAGTCAACTGGAGGTAGCCAGTATACGCAGCCCCAGCAACGACAGTCGCCGACCCGGTCGTCGGACTATGCCCCGCAGAACCCGTACTATAACAGTAGTCGCCAAACCGCCTCCCAGCTACCTCCTTTAAACCCCTACTCCTCCATTCCAGACAACTACTCGCCGTCGAATAACATCTCGGCCATGGACGGTTCTTACATGGATCCCAAGTCTCCCAAGCGTGCCCCCCAACAAGCCATGCAATTGCACGACAAGGGCCCGGTGCCCGAGTTCAGGAAGATCCGAGGGCCATCTGACCTGAAGCCCAAGATCAGCGCGCAGCCGCCGTTCCGGAGAGCCAACCCTGAGGGAGGCTTCATCAGT cctctccaagctctcaCGGCGCACCTTCCAGCCACGTACCAGATTTGCAATCCCAGTTTCAAGTACTCTTCGGCACGGAATCCCCGTCGTGTCCTGACGAAACCGAGCAAGGGTGTGAAGAACGATGGGTTTGATAACGAGGATAGTGACTATATCCTCTATGTCAACGATATCCTGGGCTCTGAGGAAGCCGGGCACAA GAACCGTTACTTGATTTTGGATGTTCTTGGCCAAGGTACTTTCGGCCAGGTTGTCAAGTGCCAAAACCTCAAGACCCAAGAGGTCGTGGCTGTCAAGGTGATCAAGAACCGGACCGCCTACTTCAACCAAAGTATGATGGAGGTGTCTGTGCTTGACTTG ctcaacaccaagctcgaCAAGAACGACGATCATCATCTGCTCCGGCTCAAGGATACATTCATTCACAGGCAGCATCTGTGCTTGGTCTTCGAGCTGTTGAGCGTCAACTTGTACGAGCTCATCAAACAGAACCAGTTCCGCGGGTTGAGCACGACGCTGGTCCGAGTCTTTGCCCAGCAGCTGCTTAACGGGCTTACGCTGCTTAACAAGGCGCGGCTGATTCATTGCGATCTCAAACCCGAAAACATCCTGTTGAAAAACCTCGAGAGCCCGATTATCAAGATTATTGACTTTGGCTCCGCCTGCGATGAGCGTCAGACTGTGTACACGTACATCCAGTCGCGTTTCTACCGATCACCCGAAGTTCTACTAGGCTTACCATATTCGTCAGCAATCGATATGTGGTCGCTGGGGTGCATTGTGGTCGAGCTGTTCCTGGGTCTACCCTTGTTCCCAGGATCCTCCGAGTACAACCAGGTTTCGCGGATCGTTGAGATGCTTGGAAATCCACCAAACTGGATGATCGAGGTGGGCAAACAAGCTGGTGATTTCTTCGAGAAGAGACAGGATGATTTTGGCAGGCGGACATATCACCTGAAGAGCATGGAGCAGTATTCCCGGGAGCACAACACCAAGGAGCAGCCCAGCAAGAAGTATTTCCAGGCGAACACGCTGCCTGAGATCATCAAGTCGTATCCAATGCCCCGGAAGAACATGAAGCAGTCGGAGATTGATAGAG AGATGAATAACCGCATCGCGTTCATCGACTTTGTCAGGGGCCTCTTGACGATCAACCCACTCGAGAGATGGTCGCCACAGCAAGCGAAACTGCACCCTTTCATCACCCAACAAAAGTATACCGGCCAGTTTGTGCCGCCAATGAACCTCAAGTCTAGCGCCCTGAACAGATCGCCTGCCCCAGGCACGACGCAGCAGATTCAGGCCGAAGCTCTGAGCAAGCAGAGGGCACAGCAAGCGCAGGCTCAGGCTCAGGCCAGCTCGGCGGCGCAGGGAGCATACGGGTCTATGGGTGCACCGCAGTATCAACAACCAGTGCATCCACAGCAACCACCTTTgtacaccaacaacaccatgtATTCTCCTAGCGGGTCACATACCGGCGCGCCACCTGCATATGCCAGCCAACCGAGCGGGTACGGCCAGATGGGTGTACAACAACCGCCTGCCCAAATGCCGCCAGCAAACTATGCTGCCGGCGGTATTCCACAGGCCAATATGTATTCGCAGCAAAACcgtcagcaacaacaacccagaCCGCGTGCATCGACCATGGAGCAGCAACAAAGCGGTATTCCCGCTGCCATTCAAAGGGTGGCCAGCCACCTCGACCCAAGCCAGCCGATTCGATTACAGCCAAGTCCTGCCTAttatccaccacctcctgaTGGCTTGGTGGGCATGGACCAGGGCGGGCCATCGACCAGGACAGGCAGAAGAGGCAGTCGCGCCCAGCAGCCAGGACGCAACTTCATCCGCAACCTGGAGGAGCGAACACTCGAGGAAGGGTTCATGGGGAATAACCAGAGCCCCTGGCACTGA